In the Paenibacillus sp. FSL H7-0357 genome, one interval contains:
- a CDS encoding DUF896 domain-containing protein, with protein MNIDELVARINELARKQKNGGLSEEELAERAKLREIYLGNIRSNFRAQLDTIEIVDNDEHEQGNKGLKH; from the coding sequence TTGAATATTGACGAATTGGTCGCACGCATCAATGAACTGGCACGCAAACAGAAGAATGGCGGCCTGAGTGAAGAGGAATTGGCTGAACGGGCCAAGCTCCGCGAGATTTATCTGGGCAACATCCGCAGCAACTTCCGGGCCCAGCTCGATACCATTGAAATCGTGGATAATGATGAGCATGAACAAGGCAACAAGGGACTCAAACATTAG
- a CDS encoding LysM peptidoglycan-binding domain-containing protein: protein MLKYSTYRSIYEEAGEVESTRGQSASNHMNEMKQSAAALFAAILGLCRKEYLVKLVLVFMLVVSGFTVVGNVFASSASLVKQEKRVVVERGDTLWSIALKNKPAGMKTVVYIEGIKKTSGLKNGNIQAGDILTLPVY from the coding sequence ATGTTAAAATACAGTACATACCGCAGCATCTACGAAGAGGCCGGTGAAGTTGAATCTACTAGAGGACAATCTGCTTCTAATCATATGAATGAAATGAAACAATCCGCCGCCGCTTTATTTGCAGCGATCTTAGGATTATGCCGTAAAGAATATCTCGTGAAGCTTGTGCTGGTCTTTATGCTTGTTGTATCCGGATTTACAGTTGTTGGTAATGTTTTTGCAAGTTCAGCATCATTAGTGAAGCAGGAGAAACGGGTAGTAGTTGAACGCGGAGACACGCTCTGGAGTATCGCCCTTAAGAACAAACCAGCGGGTATGAAGACGGTCGTATATATAGAAGGAATTAAAAAAACAAGCGGTTTGAAGAACGGGAACATTCAGGCCGGAGATATACTGACATTGCCTGTGTATTAA
- the lexA gene encoding transcriptional repressor LexA — protein MSKISSRQLAILEFIRNEVRSKGYPPSVREIGEAVGLASSSTVHGHLDRLEKKGLIRRDPTKPRAIELLGQEDSENVHQFVQTVTRIPVVGKVTAGVPITATENIEDYFPLPSHYVGDNKVFMLSVLGDSMVEAGIMNGDYVIVRQQQTADNGDIVVAMTEEDEATVKTFYKERDHIRLQPENPAYEPLRLNRVTILGRVIGLFRDIH, from the coding sequence ATGTCAAAGATTTCGAGTCGTCAACTGGCGATCCTGGAATTTATACGTAACGAAGTCCGTAGCAAGGGTTATCCTCCGTCCGTCCGGGAAATCGGTGAAGCTGTAGGCTTGGCCTCAAGCTCCACAGTGCACGGCCATCTGGACCGGCTTGAGAAGAAAGGCCTTATCCGCCGCGACCCTACGAAACCGCGTGCAATTGAGCTGCTCGGCCAGGAAGATTCCGAGAATGTACATCAATTCGTACAGACGGTTACCCGTATTCCTGTCGTAGGTAAGGTCACCGCCGGGGTGCCGATTACCGCAACGGAGAATATCGAAGATTACTTCCCACTACCTTCCCACTATGTGGGGGACAACAAGGTATTTATGCTCTCCGTTCTCGGTGACAGCATGGTGGAAGCAGGTATTATGAATGGTGACTACGTAATTGTCCGCCAGCAACAGACTGCTGACAATGGCGATATCGTCGTTGCCATGACCGAAGAAGACGAAGCTACAGTCAAGACATTCTACAAAGAACGTGACCACATTCGTCTACAGCCGGAGAATCCGGCTTATGAACCCCTCCGTCTTAACCGCGTTACGATTTTGGGACGAGTTATCGGTCTCTTCCGCGATATCCATTAA
- a CDS encoding L,D-transpeptidase, with the protein MPNYRIIVDLSQRMLYLLDNNIVTRGFPVGIGTILTVSPAGEYTIINKQPKPGGPFGAFWMGLSKPHYGIHGTNDPSSIGHMVSHGCIRMYNEDVLALAAIVPIGTRVTIRE; encoded by the coding sequence ATGCCTAATTATCGGATTATTGTTGATCTGTCGCAGCGCATGCTATATTTGCTTGACAATAACATCGTTACCCGAGGGTTCCCTGTCGGTATTGGCACCATACTTACCGTTTCACCGGCGGGAGAATACACTATCATTAACAAACAGCCCAAGCCTGGCGGACCCTTCGGTGCATTCTGGATGGGTCTATCCAAACCACATTACGGCATTCATGGAACGAATGACCCTTCCTCCATCGGACATATGGTCTCCCATGGCTGTATCCGCATGTACAATGAGGATGTGCTGGCCCTTGCAGCAATCGTACCTATTGGAACACGGGTTACAATAAGGGAGTAA
- a CDS encoding DMT family transporter, producing the protein MPYLFLAISIASELVGTSMLKASQGFTKIIPVIVMLISFICSFFFLSLSLKAIPLNTAYAIWSGIGAVATVLISVLIWKEKINTGSVIGITLIVIGVIVLNLLGPGHGSSDEAAETQQTSLSDRA; encoded by the coding sequence GTGCCGTATCTGTTTTTGGCGATATCCATTGCCAGCGAACTTGTAGGAACTTCGATGCTCAAAGCATCGCAAGGATTCACCAAAATAATCCCTGTAATCGTAATGCTGATTAGTTTCATTTGCTCGTTCTTCTTTTTGTCGTTGTCATTGAAGGCTATTCCATTAAATACGGCCTATGCAATTTGGTCTGGAATCGGAGCGGTAGCTACAGTTCTGATCTCAGTACTGATCTGGAAAGAAAAAATAAATACAGGCAGCGTAATAGGAATAACCTTAATCGTCATTGGTGTGATTGTGCTGAATTTGCTGGGACCTGGACATGGTTCTTCTGATGAGGCTGCCGAAACACAACAAACCAGCCTTTCCGATAGAGCCTAA
- a CDS encoding TetR/AcrR family transcriptional regulator, producing MTIHNNSSKKKMILQAASSIVRDQGVEHLTLEAVAKAANVSKGGLLYHFPNKEQLVSGMVDELTRNFTEDVQSRVEHDQQQAGKWSRAYIESTFYGFGEGSDMNSVLAAALFTNPGLLTNIQEKYAEWQHNFENDGVDPLWATIARLATDGLWFAEKFGLAPPDLELKERIYKELMDGVKEEK from the coding sequence GTGACTATACATAACAACAGCTCCAAGAAAAAAATGATTTTGCAAGCGGCCTCCTCCATTGTTCGTGATCAAGGGGTGGAACACTTAACTCTGGAAGCTGTGGCCAAAGCGGCTAACGTTAGCAAAGGCGGTTTACTGTATCACTTTCCTAACAAGGAGCAACTGGTTTCCGGTATGGTGGATGAGCTGACCCGAAACTTTACGGAAGATGTTCAGAGCCGTGTAGAGCATGACCAGCAACAAGCTGGTAAATGGAGCAGGGCATACATTGAATCTACTTTTTATGGTTTTGGAGAAGGCAGTGACATGAACTCGGTGCTGGCAGCAGCTTTATTTACGAATCCCGGCTTGTTGACAAACATACAGGAGAAATATGCTGAATGGCAACATAATTTTGAAAATGACGGTGTGGATCCACTGTGGGCAACCATTGCCCGACTGGCGACCGACGGACTCTGGTTTGCGGAAAAGTTTGGACTGGCACCGCCAGATCTGGAGTTAAAAGAACGCATTTACAAAGAATTGATGGACGGAGTAAAGGAGGAGAAGTAA
- a CDS encoding response regulator transcription factor, producing MNNILIVEDDIALSDGIVIALKGPHITIMQKHDITSAKEQLKTTAFDLVILDVNLPDGSGLDLLTYIRKSTTMPVIVLTVHDLETDIVTGFELGADDYITKPFSLMVLRARVGVQLKKARHPHPDTIQVDDFYFSFDKMKFLNNGNPVELSKTEQRLLRILIDNRGITVSRDRLVDSIWTDGAEYVGENALSVTIKRLRDKLEENPSAPCYIKTVYGIGYTWAIK from the coding sequence ATGAATAACATATTAATAGTTGAGGATGATATCGCCTTGAGCGATGGTATTGTCATTGCACTCAAAGGGCCACATATAACCATCATGCAAAAGCATGACATTACCTCTGCAAAAGAACAATTAAAAACTACTGCCTTTGATTTAGTAATTCTAGATGTTAATTTGCCGGATGGAAGCGGGCTGGATCTTTTAACTTACATACGCAAATCAACAACGATGCCAGTCATCGTTCTAACTGTTCATGATCTGGAAACGGATATTGTCACTGGCTTTGAGCTGGGTGCCGATGATTATATCACTAAGCCTTTTAGTCTTATGGTATTAAGGGCCAGAGTAGGAGTTCAACTAAAAAAAGCCAGACACCCGCACCCCGACACCATTCAAGTTGACGATTTCTACTTTTCATTTGATAAGATGAAATTTTTGAACAATGGTAATCCGGTCGAGCTTAGCAAAACCGAGCAAAGGCTACTTCGTATCTTGATTGACAATCGGGGAATTACCGTTTCCCGCGATCGTCTGGTGGACAGCATCTGGACAGATGGAGCTGAATATGTAGGTGAAAATGCCCTGTCTGTGACGATAAAAAGGCTGCGTGATAAACTCGAAGAGAACCCCTCCGCTCCTTGTTATATCAAAACCGTCTATGGGATCGGTTATACATGGGCTATAAAATGA
- a CDS encoding sensor histidine kinase, giving the protein MTILNYICIGIAVTALIAAAAAIMLYRKNIDKTIKTFENMIDTAIDGNFSEKVFDESVISALEAKLAHFLALCSVSSKNLLAEKNKISELISDIAHQTKTPISNILLYSQILSEYELPQDGSTCVKALSTQAEKLHFLIHALMKTSRLETGIIKLIPKQGSVQELMDAALEQIMPKANGKEITVVRKCTAALAWFDLKWTVEAVYNILDNAVKYTKTNGSISISVDVFELFCRINITDNGIGIAEEEQGKIFMRFYRSPAVNTQEGVGIGLFLAREIIAAEGGYIKVSSHPERGSTFSIFLPMDQ; this is encoded by the coding sequence ATGACAATCTTGAACTATATATGTATTGGAATTGCCGTTACTGCACTTATAGCAGCAGCTGCTGCGATTATGCTATACCGCAAAAACATCGACAAAACAATAAAAACATTTGAGAACATGATTGATACTGCGATTGACGGCAATTTTTCAGAGAAGGTTTTTGACGAATCCGTTATATCTGCGTTAGAAGCAAAGCTCGCCCATTTTCTAGCGCTTTGTTCTGTATCTTCTAAAAATTTACTTGCGGAAAAGAATAAAATAAGCGAACTCATATCCGATATTGCGCATCAAACGAAAACACCTATCTCGAATATCTTGCTATATTCTCAAATTCTCAGTGAATACGAATTACCTCAAGATGGTTCTACTTGTGTAAAGGCCCTGTCAACACAAGCTGAGAAGCTTCATTTCCTGATTCACGCCTTGATGAAGACATCACGCCTGGAAACGGGGATTATCAAGCTAATCCCAAAGCAAGGCTCCGTCCAAGAGCTGATGGATGCTGCGTTGGAGCAAATTATGCCAAAGGCGAACGGTAAAGAAATCACGGTTGTTAGAAAATGTACAGCAGCGCTGGCTTGGTTCGATCTAAAATGGACGGTCGAAGCTGTCTACAATATCTTGGATAATGCTGTGAAGTATACAAAAACCAACGGAAGCATTTCCATTAGTGTAGATGTTTTTGAATTGTTTTGCCGAATTAATATTACCGATAATGGTATAGGCATTGCGGAAGAGGAGCAGGGTAAAATATTCATGCGTTTTTATCGCTCTCCTGCTGTTAACACGCAAGAAGGTGTGGGCATTGGCCTCTTTTTGGCAAGGGAAATCATCGCGGCTGAAGGAGGTTATATCAAGGTATCTTCGCATCCGGAAAGAGGATCTACTTTCTCCATTTTTCTTCCTATGGATCAATAA
- a CDS encoding ABC transporter ATP-binding protein has translation MQVLETKDLKKIYGSGDTAVHALDGVNLKVENGEFVAIIGTSGSGKSTLLHMLGGLDRPTSGEVTVDGKNITLLKDEELTIFRRRKMGFVFQNYNLVPVLNVSENIVLPIELDGKQPDQAYLSKIVNILGLENKLYNLPSNLSGGQQQRVAIARALASKPAIILADEPTGNLDSKTSLDVMGLIKVSSQQFGQTIVMITHNEEIAQMADRIIRIEDGKMVSGGNR, from the coding sequence TTGCAAGTATTAGAAACCAAGGATCTAAAAAAAATTTATGGTAGCGGAGATACTGCGGTTCATGCATTAGACGGGGTGAACCTAAAGGTGGAAAACGGGGAGTTTGTCGCGATTATAGGTACATCCGGAAGCGGCAAGTCTACCCTGCTGCATATGCTTGGAGGACTGGACCGGCCAACCAGCGGAGAAGTCACGGTCGATGGCAAAAATATTACCTTGTTGAAAGATGAGGAATTGACCATTTTCCGCAGACGGAAGATGGGCTTTGTATTCCAGAATTATAATTTGGTGCCGGTCCTGAACGTATCCGAGAATATTGTGCTGCCTATTGAACTGGACGGAAAACAGCCTGACCAAGCCTATTTGTCTAAAATTGTGAATATATTGGGGCTTGAAAACAAATTATACAATCTGCCAAGTAATCTCTCCGGGGGACAGCAGCAACGGGTAGCCATTGCCAGAGCGCTGGCGTCGAAACCGGCTATTATTTTGGCCGACGAACCAACCGGCAACCTGGACAGCAAAACTAGCCTTGATGTTATGGGACTTATAAAGGTTTCCAGCCAACAGTTCGGCCAAACGATCGTAATGATAACACACAACGAGGAAATTGCCCAAATGGCCGACCGTATTATCCGCATTGAGGACGGTAAAATGGTTAGCGGTGGCAACAGATGA
- a CDS encoding ABC transporter permease — protein sequence MIKVNSNKAIRNLSTNILKANKTRNIIAIIAIALTSLLFTTLFTMGLGTAESLQRAMMRQAGGDGHASLKYLNEEEFNQIKDHPLIKELAYDRLLSKKVTNGELLKRHAEFWYYDDIGLKFGFIELEGGHNPVAENEVIMDSKTAELLDVPLKVGTPLILKLEIHGKEVQRDFVLSGWWKSDPVFNVGQIFASRAYVDANSEELRSTYKQDFDQTGVINALLKFDNSFDLRGKLDKVITESGFSLDKNASNYLDGNVNWSYLSTNFAMDTGTILALTAALLLIMLTGYLIIYNIFQISVMRDIRFYGLLKTIGTSSRQIRRIIRRQALFLSLLGVPIGLLIGFVVGKSLVPLLTERSMHANAEISVSPSPWIFIGSALFAVITVIISTLKPGRIAANVSPVEAVRYTDGSAKRTSGAHLRKSTNGAKMPLMARANLGRNKKRTALVVISLSLSLILLNTTFTLSQSMDMDKYLSKFNDTDFLMGHAEYFQEHFTGSDNATTESYIQAVQAQPGFKEGGRLYSGSDVLTIEHKDNSEGYEADARGNLPTVAYGLEELPLHRLQLVDGELDFNKLASGKYILEGVPADDNNKPEMEYTEYQVGDKVTLHNYMGSVNNPQAQEYTSHEFTVLGHVSMKSTNSGTSAASYASFYLPADIYKSLVHQPAVMSYAFNVSSGHEDTMESFLKKYTETTELTMHYRSKSIVMNEFTGMQNTVVVIGGTLSLIIGLIGVLNFANAILTSILTRRQEFAILQSIGMTNKQLKTMLIYEGLYYVLGTSVCTILLGSLSSLLIAKPFTHLMWFMSYKFIIWPLLAVLPILLLLGICIPLTSYSLSGRKSIVERLRTAE from the coding sequence ATGATCAAAGTCAATAGTAATAAAGCAATCCGTAATCTATCGACTAATATTTTGAAGGCGAATAAAACCCGCAACATCATAGCGATTATCGCTATCGCCTTAACCTCGTTGTTATTTACCACCCTGTTCACTATGGGACTCGGCACGGCGGAAAGCCTGCAGCGGGCAATGATGCGGCAGGCAGGCGGAGATGGTCATGCCTCACTCAAATATCTAAACGAGGAGGAATTTAATCAGATCAAGGACCACCCTCTTATTAAGGAGCTGGCTTATGACCGCTTACTAAGCAAAAAAGTAACAAACGGGGAATTGTTAAAGCGTCATGCGGAGTTTTGGTATTATGACGATATTGGTCTGAAATTCGGATTTATTGAGCTTGAAGGCGGGCATAATCCGGTAGCAGAAAATGAAGTCATCATGGACTCCAAGACTGCGGAGTTACTAGACGTTCCCCTGAAAGTGGGGACACCATTAATCCTGAAGCTTGAGATACATGGCAAAGAGGTTCAGCGTGACTTTGTGCTCTCAGGCTGGTGGAAAAGTGACCCCGTGTTTAACGTGGGGCAAATCTTTGCTTCCAGAGCTTATGTAGATGCCAATTCCGAAGAATTGCGCAGTACATATAAGCAGGACTTTGATCAAACCGGAGTTATCAATGCTCTGTTAAAATTCGATAACAGCTTTGATCTCCGGGGAAAACTTGACAAAGTGATAACGGAAAGCGGTTTTTCCCTTGATAAAAATGCATCGAACTATCTCGACGGTAATGTTAACTGGTCATATCTCTCCACTAATTTCGCCATGGACACGGGAACCATCCTTGCACTAACTGCCGCTCTCCTGTTGATAATGTTGACCGGCTACTTGATTATTTATAACATATTCCAGATATCAGTCATGCGCGATATCCGCTTCTACGGACTTCTAAAGACTATCGGAACAAGCAGTAGGCAAATCCGCCGGATCATTCGCAGGCAGGCATTATTCCTCTCCTTGCTCGGGGTCCCTATCGGCTTACTCATAGGTTTTGTTGTCGGGAAATCACTTGTACCTTTACTTACGGAAAGATCAATGCACGCAAATGCTGAGATATCTGTATCCCCGAGCCCATGGATTTTTATCGGTTCCGCTCTGTTCGCAGTTATTACCGTCATCATCAGTACGTTAAAACCAGGCAGAATTGCCGCGAATGTTTCTCCTGTCGAGGCTGTAAGATACACAGATGGAAGTGCTAAGAGAACGAGTGGCGCCCACCTGAGGAAGTCAACCAATGGCGCTAAAATGCCTCTCATGGCTCGTGCCAACCTAGGGCGCAATAAGAAGCGGACAGCTCTGGTGGTGATCAGCCTTTCTTTAAGTCTGATCCTCCTGAATACTACATTCACGTTATCTCAGAGTATGGACATGGACAAATACTTATCAAAATTTAATGATACTGACTTTCTTATGGGGCATGCTGAATATTTTCAAGAACACTTCACCGGTTCTGATAACGCGACCACGGAAAGTTATATTCAAGCCGTACAGGCACAACCAGGTTTTAAAGAAGGCGGCCGCTTGTATAGTGGCAGTGATGTACTCACTATCGAGCATAAGGACAATAGTGAGGGGTATGAAGCAGATGCTCGCGGCAACTTACCTACAGTGGCTTATGGATTGGAAGAATTACCTCTTCACCGGCTGCAGTTGGTTGATGGCGAGCTGGATTTTAACAAGCTCGCTTCAGGAAAGTACATTCTGGAAGGAGTGCCGGCGGATGATAATAACAAGCCTGAGATGGAATACACTGAATATCAAGTGGGTGATAAGGTAACCCTTCATAACTATATGGGTTCAGTCAATAATCCCCAGGCTCAAGAATATACCAGTCATGAATTCACCGTACTTGGTCATGTAAGCATGAAAAGCACGAATTCTGGTACAAGTGCCGCATCCTACGCTAGCTTCTACCTGCCTGCGGATATCTATAAATCACTTGTGCATCAGCCTGCTGTGATGAGTTACGCCTTTAATGTATCCAGCGGTCACGAGGACACGATGGAAAGCTTTTTGAAGAAGTACACTGAAACTACTGAACTGACGATGCATTACAGATCCAAATCTATTGTAATGAATGAATTCACAGGTATGCAAAATACAGTAGTAGTGATTGGCGGAACACTTAGCTTAATTATTGGTTTAATTGGTGTGCTGAATTTTGCTAATGCGATATTAACTAGTATTTTGACCCGACGCCAGGAATTTGCCATCTTGCAAAGCATTGGTATGACCAATAAACAATTGAAAACAATGCTTATCTATGAAGGACTATACTATGTGCTTGGTACCAGTGTATGCACAATCTTATTAGGAAGTTTATCCTCACTCTTGATTGCAAAACCCTTCACTCATTTAATGTGGTTTATGAGTTATAAATTCATTATCTGGCCCTTGCTCGCTGTACTGCCTATTCTATTATTACTTGGAATCTGTATTCCACTCACCAGCTATTCTCTGAGCGGCAGGAAAAGTATTGTGGAACGGCTTCGGACAGCTGAATAA
- a CDS encoding sporulation protein YjcZ, giving the protein MSGVVGGYGCEHEKEVKCISPFTSTGAILVLFILLVIITKACIF; this is encoded by the coding sequence ATGAGTGGAGTTGTTGGAGGATATGGCTGTGAACATGAAAAAGAAGTTAAATGTATAAGTCCTTTTACGTCGACAGGTGCAATCTTGGTACTCTTTATCTTGTTGGTCATCATTACAAAAGCCTGTATATTCTAA
- the glnA gene encoding type I glutamate--ammonia ligase, translated as MSFSKEDIMRIAKEENVRFIRLQFTDLLGTIKNVEIPVSQLEKALDNKMMFDGSSIEGYVRIEESDMYLYPDLSTWVIFPWVTDSRVARLICDVYMPDGTPFAGDPRGILKRCLEEAEEMGYTAMNVGPEPEFFLFKTDERGNPTTELNDQGGYFDLAPMDLGENCRREIVLTLEEMGFEIEASHHEVASGQHEIDFKYADAIKAADQIQTFKLVVKTVARQHGLHATFMPKPLFGMNGSGMHAHQSLFKGKENVFYDESDTLGLSKTARYYMAGILKHARAFAAITNPTVNSYKRLVPGYEAPCYVAWSASNRSPMIRIPASRGLSTRIEVRNPDPAANPYLALAVMLKAGLDGIKRQLDLPAPIDRNIYVMSEEERIEEGIPSLPSDLKEALNEMIRSHVITEALGEHALAHFYELKEIEWDIYRTQVHEWERDQYMTLY; from the coding sequence GTGAGCTTTTCTAAAGAGGATATTATGCGCATCGCCAAGGAAGAAAACGTCCGTTTTATTCGCCTGCAATTTACCGACCTGCTCGGAACGATCAAAAATGTAGAGATTCCTGTTAGCCAGCTCGAAAAGGCGCTCGACAATAAAATGATGTTCGATGGTTCCTCCATTGAAGGTTATGTACGGATTGAAGAATCCGACATGTATCTCTATCCTGACCTCAGCACATGGGTAATCTTCCCTTGGGTGACGGACAGCCGGGTTGCCCGTCTGATTTGTGATGTGTACATGCCTGACGGAACACCGTTTGCCGGAGACCCGCGTGGTATTCTGAAGCGTTGTCTGGAAGAAGCTGAAGAAATGGGTTATACCGCGATGAACGTTGGTCCTGAACCTGAGTTTTTCCTCTTCAAAACTGATGAGAGAGGGAACCCGACTACGGAATTGAATGACCAAGGCGGATATTTCGATTTGGCGCCGATGGATCTTGGAGAGAACTGCCGCCGCGAAATCGTTTTGACTCTTGAAGAGATGGGCTTTGAAATTGAAGCTTCCCACCATGAAGTTGCTTCCGGCCAGCATGAAATTGACTTCAAATATGCTGATGCCATCAAAGCTGCTGACCAAATTCAAACCTTTAAGCTTGTCGTGAAGACGGTAGCCCGCCAGCACGGCCTGCATGCTACTTTTATGCCTAAACCACTTTTTGGTATGAACGGATCCGGTATGCACGCTCACCAATCCCTGTTCAAAGGCAAAGAGAATGTGTTCTACGATGAGAGCGACACACTTGGCCTGAGCAAGACAGCCCGTTACTACATGGCAGGTATTCTGAAGCATGCCCGTGCGTTTGCTGCAATCACGAACCCGACAGTGAACTCTTACAAACGTCTGGTTCCCGGTTATGAAGCCCCTTGCTACGTAGCATGGTCCGCCAGCAACCGCAGCCCGATGATCCGTATCCCTGCTTCCAGAGGGCTGAGCACTCGCATCGAGGTCCGCAATCCGGATCCGGCAGCTAACCCTTACCTTGCACTTGCTGTAATGTTGAAGGCAGGTCTTGACGGCATCAAACGCCAACTGGATCTTCCGGCTCCAATCGACCGTAACATCTATGTGATGTCCGAAGAAGAGCGGATTGAAGAAGGCATCCCTAGCTTGCCATCCGATCTGAAGGAAGCGCTGAACGAAATGATCCGCAGCCATGTCATCACCGAAGCCCTCGGCGAACATGCACTGGCTCACTTCTATGAGCTGAAAGAAATCGAGTGGGATATCTATCGCACCCAGGTTCACGAGTGGGAAAGAGACCAGTACATGACTCTTTACTAG
- a CDS encoding MerR family transcriptional regulator: protein MGDEIRRNMALFPIGIVMKLTDLSARQIRYYEQHSLIVPARTSGNQRLFSFNDVERLLEIKALIEKGVNIAGIKQVMNPVTKESEEATVITPDTEVRRRELSDSQLHRLLKQELVSGKRPGQVSLIQGELSRFFNK from the coding sequence ATGGGTGATGAAATCCGCAGAAATATGGCACTATTTCCTATAGGTATTGTAATGAAGCTAACCGATTTATCTGCCAGACAAATTCGTTATTATGAGCAGCACAGTCTGATTGTGCCCGCTCGTACCTCCGGCAATCAGCGTTTGTTCTCATTCAATGATGTGGAACGCCTGTTGGAAATCAAAGCATTAATCGAGAAGGGTGTTAACATTGCCGGCATCAAGCAGGTGATGAACCCAGTCACGAAGGAATCCGAAGAAGCTACGGTTATTACCCCTGATACAGAGGTTAGACGTAGAGAGTTGTCCGATTCACAGCTTCATCGTTTGCTGAAGCAGGAACTGGTTTCCGGTAAAAGACCGGGACAAGTCTCTCTTATTCAAGGCGAACTTTCCCGGTTTTTTAATAAATAA
- a CDS encoding methionine gamma-lyase family protein, producing MAVFAEDILHAAEAAELEIESAVKKLDRIVDHNQWKVIEAFQRQQVSDFHFAGSTGYAYNDRGREVLDLVYAEVFGAEAALVRPHFASGTHTISTALFGVLRPGDELLYITGRPYDTLHKVVGKPGDGTGSLADFGIGYRETALTAEGKVDWDEVALAINDQTKVIGIQRSRGYDWRSSFTVAEIGDMVTKVKTLKPDVIVFVDNCYGEFTEELEPPQVGADLVAGSLIKNPGGGIAETGGYICGRSDLVELAAYRLTAPGIGGEVGAMLGTTRGLYQGLFMAPHTVGQALKGSIFAAAVFQRCGFTTKPAWDEPRTDLIQAVAFDGPEHLIAFVQGIQRAAAVDSHVVPEPWDMPGYEHPVIMAAGTFIQGGSLELSADAPIRAPYIGYMQGGLTYSHVKYGVLMALQSMRDRNLL from the coding sequence ATGGCTGTTTTTGCAGAGGATATTTTACATGCGGCGGAGGCTGCAGAACTTGAAATTGAAAGTGCGGTAAAAAAGCTGGACCGGATAGTGGATCACAATCAGTGGAAGGTTATTGAGGCGTTCCAGCGGCAGCAGGTGAGCGATTTTCACTTTGCCGGTTCTACCGGCTATGCCTATAATGACCGGGGCCGTGAAGTGCTGGATCTTGTGTATGCTGAGGTATTCGGTGCGGAGGCGGCGCTGGTTCGGCCTCATTTTGCTTCTGGTACGCATACCATCTCTACGGCGCTTTTTGGCGTACTGCGTCCAGGAGACGAATTGCTGTACATCACAGGACGCCCATACGATACGTTGCATAAAGTAGTTGGCAAGCCCGGTGACGGGACAGGCTCTTTGGCCGATTTTGGTATAGGCTACCGTGAGACCGCTTTAACTGCCGAAGGGAAAGTGGATTGGGACGAAGTAGCGCTCGCTATAAATGACCAAACAAAAGTTATCGGAATCCAAAGATCCCGGGGCTATGATTGGCGTTCTTCCTTTACGGTCGCTGAAATCGGCGATATGGTAACAAAAGTGAAAACGTTGAAACCGGATGTCATCGTATTCGTAGACAACTGTTATGGAGAATTTACGGAAGAGCTTGAGCCTCCCCAGGTGGGAGCCGACCTCGTCGCAGGTTCACTTATCAAGAATCCGGGTGGGGGTATCGCTGAGACAGGCGGATATATTTGCGGACGCAGCGATCTTGTTGAGCTGGCGGCCTACAGGCTCACAGCACCGGGGATAGGCGGAGAAGTAGGCGCGATGCTGGGAACAACACGCGGACTCTACCAAGGGCTCTTTATGGCTCCACACACAGTGGGGCAAGCGCTCAAAGGGAGTATCTTTGCAGCTGCTGTCTTTCAGCGCTGCGGGTTTACGACCAAACCAGCCTGGGATGAACCGCGTACGGACCTGATCCAGGCGGTTGCTTTTGACGGGCCGGAGCATCTGATTGCCTTTGTGCAGGGGATTCAACGTGCTGCAGCCGTTGACAGCCATGTCGTGCCTGAGCCTTGGGATATGCCCGGTTATGAACATCCTGTCATTATGGCGGCAGGAACGTTCATTCAGGGTGGCAGCTTGGAGTTATCTGCGGATGCGCCGATCCGGGCGCCCTATATTGGCTATATGCAAGGCGGATTAACCTATTCTCATGTGAAGTACGGTGTGTTGATGGCGCTGCAAAGTATGCGGGATAGAAATCTTCTGTAA